A section of the Leptotrichia sp. HSP-342 genome encodes:
- the glmU gene encoding bifunctional UDP-N-acetylglucosamine diphosphorylase/glucosamine-1-phosphate N-acetyltransferase GlmU: MISLILAAGKGTRMKSDQSKVLHKVNGVPMIKRVVNVLENIGNEKNIFILGHKKEDVLAEMGNVVYVIQEEQLGTGHAILIAKDKIKEYGEDVLITCGDTPLLKEETLKKLKDNFDEKNLDCIVLSCKVKNPFGYGRIVKENGKISNIVEEKEASESEKKIDEINTGVYIFKNQSLLYAIEKIDNNNSKGEYYLTDAIKILSTEGYKVDSFQIEDEDEILGVNSKVQLAQASKISRDRKNIELMDNGVILIDPDTTYIEDNVEIGQDTVIYPNVTIQGNTKIGKNCEILGNTRIENSVIADNVKIEASVVEQSTLEEGVTVGPFAHLRPKAHLKETVHVGNFVEIKNATLEKGVKTGHLTYIGDAEVGEDTNIGAGTITCNYDGKNKHKTKIGKNAFIGSNSIIVAPVEIGSKVLTAAGSVITKDIPDEALAFGRAKQVNKEKK, from the coding sequence ATGATTTCGTTAATTTTGGCGGCAGGAAAAGGGACTCGTATGAAGTCCGATCAATCGAAGGTTTTACACAAGGTAAATGGTGTTCCTATGATTAAAAGAGTTGTCAATGTGCTGGAAAATATCGGGAATGAAAAAAATATTTTTATTCTAGGACACAAAAAGGAAGATGTTCTAGCTGAAATGGGAAATGTCGTTTATGTCATACAAGAAGAACAGCTTGGAACAGGACACGCTATTCTAATTGCAAAGGATAAAATCAAGGAATACGGTGAAGATGTGCTCATCACTTGCGGAGATACGCCTCTTTTAAAAGAAGAAACTTTGAAAAAATTAAAGGATAACTTTGATGAAAAAAATCTTGATTGCATCGTGCTTTCATGTAAAGTTAAAAATCCATTTGGCTACGGACGAATTGTTAAAGAAAATGGCAAAATTTCAAACATTGTCGAAGAAAAGGAAGCAAGCGAAAGTGAGAAAAAAATAGATGAAATTAATACTGGAGTCTATATTTTCAAAAATCAAAGTCTGCTTTATGCGATAGAAAAAATTGACAATAACAATTCAAAAGGTGAATATTATTTGACCGATGCTATAAAAATTTTATCGACAGAAGGCTATAAAGTTGACAGCTTTCAAATTGAAGATGAAGATGAAATCTTAGGAGTAAACTCAAAAGTTCAGTTAGCGCAGGCAAGTAAAATTTCAAGGGACAGAAAAAATATTGAACTTATGGATAACGGAGTAATTCTGATTGACCCAGATACAACTTATATTGAAGATAATGTTGAAATTGGACAGGATACTGTAATTTATCCAAATGTTACAATTCAAGGAAATACAAAAATTGGAAAAAACTGCGAAATCCTGGGAAATACAAGAATTGAAAATTCTGTGATTGCTGATAATGTGAAAATAGAGGCTTCTGTGGTTGAGCAATCTACTCTTGAGGAAGGGGTAACTGTGGGACCTTTTGCACATTTACGTCCAAAGGCACATTTGAAAGAAACTGTACATGTGGGAAACTTTGTGGAAATAAAAAATGCTACGCTTGAAAAAGGTGTGAAAACAGGGCATTTGACTTATATTGGAGACGCTGAAGTTGGGGAAGACACAAATATTGGTGCAGGGACAATTACTTGTAACTATGATGGAAAAAATAAACATAAGACAAAAATTGGGAAAAATGCCTTTATTGGAAGCAATTCGATAATTGTAGCTCCAGTTGAAATAGGAAGCAAAGTTCTAACAGCGGCTGGATCGGTTATTACAAAAGATATTCCAGATGAAGCATTGGCATTTGGAAGAGCAAAACAAGTAAATAAAGAGAAAAAATAG